The Helianthus annuus cultivar XRQ/B chromosome 16, HanXRQr2.0-SUNRISE, whole genome shotgun sequence genome includes a window with the following:
- the LOC118488401 gene encoding protein LURP-one-related 5-like — MSFQGTDGFTVYDGHGRLAFRVDNYSRNNGWSCATNEAATALVLMDGSGRPLLTLKPQIFSFQSQWNGCAYREDHKGSSNKDRTIFLMRRPSSTFFGRTRNQESQCEAEVFFSHHTEPEYRIEGSFWNRNSRIRSIARGEVVAKIIRKRASGGSSSRTMVLSEEVFSLVVSPGFDPQLIMAFVVILDRICYKPSLFTPLMCS; from the exons ATGAGCTTCCAAGGCACCGATGGGTTCACAGTGTATGATGGCCATGGACGGCTCGCTTTTCGCGTTGACAACTACTCCAGGAACAACGGCTGGTCCTGTGCCACTAACGAGGCTGCCACCGCCCTGGTCCTCATGGATGGATCCGGCAGACCTTTGTTAACGCTCAAACCCCAG ATTTTCAGTTTTCAAAGTCAGTGGAATGGTTGTGCATATAGAGAAGACCACAAGGGATCATCAAACAAGGACAGGACAATATTTCTTATGCGGAGACCATCATCAACTTTCTTCGGCCGAACCCGAAACCAAGAATCACAATGCGAGGCAGAAGTCTTCTTCAGTCATCATACAGAACCAGAGTACCGAATAGAGGGTTCATTTTGGAATCGTAATAGCAGGATCAGGAGCATCGCTAGAGGAGAAGTGGTGGCCAAAATTATCAGGAAGCGGGCGAGTGGTGGTAGTTCTAGTAGAACTATGGTTTTGAGCGAAGAAGTGTTCAGCCTGGTGGTGAGCCCTGGTTTTGACCCTCAACTCATTATGGCTTTTGTTGTCATTCTGGATCGCATTTGTTATAAGCCGTCGTTATTCACCCCTCTCATGTGTTCTTAA